One window of Corynebacterium accolens genomic DNA carries:
- a CDS encoding nucleoside hydrolase — protein MTRKIILDCDPGHDDAVALLLAMGNPNIDLLGITTVGGNQTLDKVARNALVVKEIAGHPEIPVYAGCDRPLVRPVEVAEVIHGSTGMDVNGVELPDPSTALADAHAIDFIIDTVMSHEPGTITLVPTGPLTNIAMAARKEPRIVERVKEVVLMGGGYHEGNWSPVAEFNIKIDPEAAHIVFEEPWPVTMVGLDLTHQALATAGVEAEIKSLDTPVSDFVVGLFGFFRDAYQQNQGFTDPPVHDPCTIAYLIDPSIVQTRKAPVHVELAGALTTGMTVTDLREPADDTCHTQVATKLDHVGFWKLVTEALKNLG, from the coding sequence ATGACGCGAAAAATTATTCTGGACTGCGACCCCGGCCACGATGACGCGGTAGCCCTGCTCTTGGCTATGGGCAATCCCAACATCGATCTGCTGGGCATTACCACCGTCGGCGGCAACCAGACCTTGGACAAGGTCGCCCGCAATGCCCTGGTCGTCAAGGAAATCGCCGGTCATCCGGAGATTCCGGTCTACGCCGGCTGCGATCGCCCGCTCGTGCGCCCCGTAGAAGTTGCCGAGGTTATCCACGGCTCCACCGGCATGGATGTCAATGGCGTCGAGCTTCCGGACCCAAGCACCGCGCTTGCCGATGCCCACGCCATCGACTTCATCATCGACACCGTCATGTCCCACGAACCCGGCACCATTACCTTGGTTCCAACGGGTCCGTTGACCAATATCGCTATGGCCGCGCGCAAAGAACCGCGCATCGTAGAGCGTGTCAAAGAGGTTGTGCTTATGGGCGGCGGCTACCACGAAGGCAATTGGTCCCCCGTTGCCGAATTCAATATCAAGATTGATCCTGAGGCGGCACATATCGTCTTCGAAGAGCCGTGGCCGGTCACGATGGTGGGGCTAGATCTGACCCACCAGGCACTGGCCACAGCCGGGGTCGAAGCCGAAATTAAGTCATTGGATACACCCGTGTCGGACTTTGTTGTCGGCCTCTTCGGCTTCTTTCGTGACGCGTATCAGCAAAACCAAGGCTTCACGGATCCTCCGGTTCACGATCCGTGCACCATCGCCTACCTCATCGATCCGAGCATCGTGCAAACGCGCAAGGCGCCCGTGCACGTCGAGCTCGCCGGCGCACTAACCACCGGCATGACCGTGACTGATTTGCGGGAGCCCGCCGATGACACTTGCCATACTCAGGTCGCTACCAAGCTGGACCATGTGGGCTTCTGGAAATTGGTAACCGAGGCCCTTAAAAATCTCGGCTAG
- a CDS encoding 5-methylcytosine restriction system specificity protein McrC translates to MSSQDSSIKPEDIYVPIRSVWMLQLYASQTFIDGHISNSSVEEAGVELPELIGTMLCDAVERRFRRELSIGFTLTERNITRVRGRINMYETARHQLLEKGLIACEFNELTINSEINRFLRYALEYAGHILSNVGSGDAAHRCKILGQRLAQMGVPEPKTAAFPRARLSPADKKPVAVAKLLLELAVPTRGNDALPRFSRKHFTQDELRKLFEKALFGLFHYHLSPFGWKVSSGKRLNWNVQQAPSYLPSMQTDIILRSPEGEITVIDAKFTHLFTENRVGNESIKSSHLYQLYAYLRSQETFSEEWETAQGIMLYASTGQNQADEALSFFLDGHPVTFAGIGLETSIREFREKALMLVAPNIGSFQKESHEIA, encoded by the coding sequence ATGTCCTCACAGGATAGTTCCATAAAACCGGAGGACATATACGTTCCGATCCGTAGTGTATGGATGCTCCAGCTATACGCTTCACAGACTTTCATTGATGGACACATATCCAATTCCTCCGTGGAAGAAGCGGGAGTTGAGCTTCCAGAGCTCATCGGAACAATGCTGTGTGACGCTGTAGAAAGGCGCTTTCGGAGAGAATTGAGCATCGGCTTTACCCTCACCGAACGAAATATAACCCGGGTGCGAGGCCGAATAAACATGTATGAAACCGCCCGCCACCAACTCTTAGAAAAGGGTCTCATTGCTTGTGAGTTCAATGAACTAACCATCAATAGCGAAATTAACCGATTCCTTCGTTACGCCCTCGAGTATGCAGGACATATCCTGTCAAACGTAGGTAGTGGTGACGCTGCGCACCGGTGCAAGATACTGGGTCAAAGACTTGCTCAAATGGGGGTTCCCGAGCCAAAAACGGCGGCTTTTCCTCGTGCCAGGCTTTCTCCTGCAGATAAGAAACCAGTTGCCGTGGCTAAACTGCTTCTGGAACTAGCCGTGCCCACTCGCGGAAACGACGCCCTTCCTCGGTTCAGCAGAAAACACTTCACGCAAGACGAACTCCGCAAGCTGTTCGAAAAAGCTCTATTCGGCCTGTTCCATTACCATCTCAGCCCTTTCGGCTGGAAAGTAAGCAGCGGTAAACGCTTAAATTGGAATGTTCAACAAGCTCCCAGCTATTTACCGAGCATGCAGACAGATATCATTCTGCGATCACCAGAAGGTGAAATTACAGTTATTGATGCCAAGTTCACGCATTTGTTCACTGAGAATCGCGTAGGAAACGAATCTATTAAAAGCTCTCATCTTTATCAGCTTTACGCATACTTACGCAGCCAAGAAACCTTCAGCGAGGAATGGGAAACCGCTCAGGGCATCATGCTTTATGCTTCCACGGGACAAAACCAAGCGGATGAGGCGTTATCGTTCTTTCTCGATGGGCACCCTGTAACTTTCGCTGGCATTGGTCTAGAAACCTCAATTCGAGAGTTTCGTGAGAAAGCACTTATGCTTGTGGCGCCAAATATCGGTTCCTTTCAAAAAGAATCTCACGAAATTGCTTAA